From Oreochromis niloticus isolate F11D_XX linkage group LG1, O_niloticus_UMD_NMBU, whole genome shotgun sequence, a single genomic window includes:
- the styx gene encoding serine/threonine/tyrosine-interacting protein: protein MVSRMEEENKLQFPSLPDTKEDLLDWAYPMRRDMQEILPGLFLGPYSSAMKSKLPILERHNITHIVCVRQDIEANFIKPNFPHMFRYLVLDIADNPVENIIRFFPMTKEFIDGCLATEGKVLVHGNAGISRSAALVIAYLMETFGMKYREAFSHVQERRFCINPNVGFVHQLQEYEAIYLAKLTIKRMSVQLDRPFSLQAGMPGSRKRSLEEDEDFGGMQVAAAQNG, encoded by the exons ATGGTCAGcaggatggaggaggagaacaaACTTCAGTTTCCGTCTCTGCCCGATACCAAGGAGGACCTTCTG GATTGGGCGTATCCGATGAGACGAGATATGCAG GAGATTTTACCAGGACTGTTTTTAGGTCCCTACTCTTCTGCGATGAAAAGCAAG CTGCCAATTCTCGAAAGACACAACATAACACACATTGTGTGCGTCCGCCAAGACATTGAAGCCAATTTTATCAAACCTAATTTCCCTCACATGTTTAG ATACCTTGTGTTAGATATTGCTGACAATCCAGTGGAAAATATAATCCGCTTTTTCCCTATG aCTAAAGAATTCATTGATGGCTGCTTAGCAACAGAAG GAAAGGTACTGGTTCATGGTAATGCAGGGATATCAAGAAG TGCTGCCTTAGTGATTGCATATCTTATGGAAACATTCGGTATGAAATACAG GGAAGCATTCAGCCATGTTCAGGAGAGGAGGTTTTGCATCAATCCCAATGTGGGCTTTGTGCATCAGCTACAG GAATATGAAGCAATCTACCTTGCCAAACTGACCATTAAAAGGATGTCGGTGCAGTTGGACAGGCCGTTCTCGCTACAAGCTGGGATGCCAG GAAGCCGCAAACGCAGCCTGGAGGAAGATGAAGATTTTGGAGGGATGCAGGTCGCAGCTGCACAGAATGGATGA
- the gnpnat1 gene encoding glucosamine 6-phosphate N-acetyltransferase: MLLDETPLFEPSLLRELDWSSNTASFSPPISPCSPGEGLVLRPLCMADFNRGFFKVLSQLTKTGDVTPEQFAKNFEHMKKTGDYYVIVVEDTNLSQIVATATLITEHKFIHCCAKRGRVEEVVVSDVCRGKQLGKLLVSTLTLLSKKLNCYKITLECAPKNVAFYQKFGYSASDETYMQCRFFD, encoded by the exons ATGCTGCTGGACGAGACTCCACTTTTTGAGCCCTCTCTGCTTCGGGAGCTAGACTGGAGCAGCAACACTGCCTCATTCTCTCCCCCAATCTCACCATGCAGTCCAGGGGAAGGCCTGGTGCTGAGGCCACTCTGTATGGCAGATTTCAACAGAG GATTTTTCAAGGTTTTATCTCAGCTCACCAAGACAGGCGATGTCACACCAGAGCAGTTCGCCA AGAATTTTGAGCACATGAAGAAGACTGGAGATTACTATGTCATCGTGGTGGAGGATACAAATCTGAGTCAGATCGTGGCCACGGCAACACTGATCACTGAACACAAATTCATCCACTGCTGTGCCAAA AGAGGCCGGGTGGAGGAAGTCGTCGTCAGCGATGTGTGCCGAGGGAAGCAGCTGGGCAAACT ATTAGTCTCAACTCTTACTCTTCTCAGCAAAAAACTGAATTGCTATAAAATCACTCTTGAATGTGCACCCAAAAACGTGGCTTTTTACCAGAAGTTTGGCTACTCTGCGTCAGACGAGACCTACATGCAGTGTCGATTTTTTGACTGA